A single window of Desulfovibrio psychrotolerans DNA harbors:
- a CDS encoding sigma-54-dependent transcriptional regulator, giving the protein MANILIIDDSIILCTSLDANLKKMGHSSRYATSINDAVKRMEEERADIIFLDVNLPEGSGITFIPKLLSLSPASSIVILSGEGDGEIITDAFAAGAKDYLLKPVSRARLEKVVRNLIRHGIPECANLTLAREEIIGSSAALMTSLHKLALACKAKGNVLITGETGTGKELFARALHKNSDRADKRYIVVDCTNLPGSLAESLLFGHDKGSFTGADQKKKGLFHLADGGTLFLDEIGDLDLATQKSLLRVLQEKKFRPLSSSEEVFSDFRLVAATNCDLKEMVRKGTFRHDLYYRVQAFTIELPALRERLGDIDLLTRHYAEAICREHKIPPKEMDEDFLQALRSYNWPGNIRELVNVLQVAIQKAFYDTCLNYYHLPQELRLNRAMQDAVDRAAPQEEPQQGLHLGDIFVSASSLGSFPDMKCVRQEAINTIEHQYLKKLVDASCASVVTACQLSGLSRARLYELLQKHNLSLRSH; this is encoded by the coding sequence ATGGCGAATATTCTGATCATTGACGACAGCATCATCCTGTGCACGTCACTGGATGCGAATCTCAAAAAAATGGGACACTCCAGCCGGTACGCCACATCGATTAACGATGCGGTCAAGCGCATGGAGGAAGAGCGGGCAGACATCATCTTTCTGGATGTGAACCTGCCGGAAGGCAGCGGCATCACATTCATTCCCAAGCTGCTCTCCCTGTCTCCCGCGTCCAGCATCGTCATCCTGTCCGGAGAGGGAGACGGTGAAATCATTACAGATGCCTTTGCCGCAGGGGCCAAGGACTATCTGCTCAAACCTGTTTCCCGTGCAAGATTGGAAAAGGTTGTCCGCAACCTCATCCGGCACGGCATTCCGGAATGCGCAAACCTCACGCTTGCCCGCGAAGAAATCATCGGCAGCAGTGCCGCCCTCATGACCAGCCTGCACAAGCTGGCCCTTGCCTGCAAGGCAAAGGGCAACGTCCTCATCACCGGAGAGACAGGTACCGGCAAGGAACTCTTCGCCCGCGCGCTGCACAAGAACAGCGACCGCGCCGACAAGCGATACATAGTGGTAGACTGCACCAACCTGCCAGGATCACTGGCAGAAAGTCTGCTCTTCGGGCATGACAAGGGCTCTTTCACGGGCGCGGATCAGAAGAAGAAGGGGCTTTTCCACCTCGCGGACGGCGGCACCTTGTTTCTGGACGAAATCGGCGATCTGGACCTTGCCACGCAAAAATCCCTTCTCAGGGTACTGCAGGAAAAAAAGTTCCGCCCGCTGAGTTCCAGCGAAGAGGTCTTCAGCGACTTCCGGCTGGTGGCGGCAACCAACTGCGACCTCAAAGAAATGGTCCGCAAGGGCACGTTCCGGCACGATCTCTACTACCGCGTTCAGGCGTTCACCATTGAACTGCCTGCCCTGCGCGAACGTCTGGGCGACATAGACCTTCTGACAAGGCACTATGCAGAAGCCATCTGCCGTGAGCACAAGATTCCCCCCAAGGAAATGGATGAAGATTTCCTGCAAGCCCTGCGTTCGTACAACTGGCCGGGCAACATCCGGGAACTGGTAAACGTGCTTCAGGTGGCCATTCAGAAGGCCTTTTATGACACCTGCCTGAACTACTACCATCTGCCGCAGGAACTGCGCCTGAACCGGGCCATGCAGGACGCCGTGGACCGTGCCGCCCCGCAGGAAGAACCCCAGCAGGGGCTGCACCTCGGCGACATCTTTGTTTCCGCCTCATCACTGGGCAGCTTCCCAGACATGAAATGCGTCCGGCAGGAAGCCATAAACACTATCGAGCACCAGTACCTGAAAAAACTGGTGGATGCCAGTTGCGCCTCGGTTGTTACCGCCTGCCAGCTTTCGGGCCTTTCGCGGGCCCGCCTCTACGAGCTGTTGCAAAAGCACAACCTGTCTCTGCGCAGCCACTAA
- a CDS encoding PilZ domain-containing protein produces the protein MKEHGYSQLIELGINTRPSENAPFTRLVDQMCPQPEQLAEESGDKRRYSRHSTAIPCVAHIARKGNQVIVLTGTIRNISTSGMLLELRDKGHLYAAMFREIESFQVSLILEGDIVACVDCLPRHIEDAEELMIGVQVNDEDAHPLLPMPRRIM, from the coding sequence ATGAAGGAACATGGATACAGCCAGTTGATTGAACTGGGCATCAACACACGGCCAAGCGAAAACGCCCCGTTCACCCGGCTGGTAGACCAGATGTGTCCGCAACCGGAACAACTCGCGGAAGAATCCGGCGACAAGCGCAGATACTCCCGGCACAGCACGGCCATCCCCTGCGTGGCTCACATAGCCCGCAAAGGAAATCAGGTCATTGTGCTTACCGGTACCATCCGGAACATCTCCACCAGCGGCATGCTGCTGGAACTGCGCGATAAAGGCCATCTTTATGCGGCCATGTTCAGGGAAATAGAAAGTTTTCAGGTGTCCCTGATTCTGGAAGGCGACATCGTCGCCTGTGTAGACTGCCTGCCCAGGCATATAGAAGATGCGGAAGAACTCATGATAGGCGTTCAGGTCAATGACGAGGACGCCCACCCCCTTCTCCCCATGCCGCGCCGCATCATGTAG
- a CDS encoding mannose-1-phosphate guanylyltransferase/mannose-6-phosphate isomerase, which yields MLQPVILCGGNGTRLWPLSRVKCSKPFIEVTEGRVLFADTLARCMSIAGALPPLIVCNNDHRFLVSEQMRNGQVAGRLVLEPCGRDTAPAVAVTALMALEQDPVLLVTPADHCIADAHAFARTVATAGERAAQGRMVCLGVTPTCAHTGYGYIRTGEQAAPGVLAVNRFVEKPDPATAESFVASGGYLWNCGVFLFRASVYLQELERHAPEILRECREAVAGSYSDLDFIRLGEEAFRRCPARSIDYAVMEHAQDMEVVPFDGQWSDLGSWAALHAVQPRDGNGNGLFGDVLAEGCSGSYVRSSDRLVVGLGLKDLTVVETKDAVLVAANDALDDLKTAIGQLDRAGRRETQEHTVVYRPWGSFESIVAGDRFQVKRIVVKPGEVLSLQRHFHRAEHWVVVRGTARIVNGDEEFILCEDESTYIPLGHVHRLENPGKIPLELIEVQTGSYLGEDDIVRLEDKYSRTAG from the coding sequence ATGTTGCAGCCGGTCATACTCTGTGGAGGAAACGGAACCCGTCTCTGGCCTCTGTCCAGAGTCAAATGCTCCAAGCCGTTTATTGAAGTAACGGAGGGCAGGGTGCTCTTTGCCGATACCCTTGCCCGATGCATGTCCATAGCCGGAGCGTTGCCGCCCCTGATTGTCTGTAACAATGACCATCGTTTTCTTGTTTCCGAGCAGATGCGCAACGGACAGGTGGCCGGGCGGCTTGTGCTGGAACCGTGCGGGCGGGATACGGCTCCTGCCGTGGCGGTGACGGCGCTTATGGCACTGGAGCAAGACCCGGTTCTGCTGGTGACCCCGGCTGACCACTGCATTGCCGATGCACACGCCTTTGCCCGAACCGTGGCAACGGCGGGGGAGCGGGCGGCGCAGGGGCGCATGGTATGTCTTGGGGTAACACCCACATGTGCGCATACCGGCTATGGGTATATCCGGACAGGCGAACAGGCTGCACCGGGCGTGCTGGCCGTGAACAGGTTTGTGGAAAAGCCCGATCCGGCCACTGCCGAGAGCTTTGTGGCATCCGGCGGCTATTTGTGGAACTGCGGTGTGTTCCTGTTCAGGGCATCCGTGTATCTGCAGGAACTGGAGCGGCATGCGCCGGAAATACTCAGGGAGTGCCGCGAGGCCGTGGCGGGCAGTTACAGCGATCTGGATTTTATCCGGCTGGGTGAAGAGGCGTTTCGCCGGTGCCCTGCGCGTTCCATCGACTATGCGGTTATGGAGCATGCGCAGGACATGGAGGTGGTGCCCTTTGACGGACAGTGGAGCGATTTGGGGTCGTGGGCTGCCCTGCATGCGGTGCAGCCGCGGGACGGCAACGGCAACGGCCTTTTTGGCGATGTGCTGGCGGAGGGGTGCAGCGGCAGCTATGTGCGTTCTTCTGACCGTCTTGTGGTGGGACTGGGGCTGAAGGACCTGACGGTGGTGGAGACCAAGGACGCCGTACTGGTGGCCGCCAACGATGCTCTGGACGACCTGAAGACCGCCATAGGGCAGCTTGACCGTGCGGGCCGCAGGGAAACGCAGGAACACACGGTGGTGTACAGGCCGTGGGGAAGCTTTGAGTCCATTGTGGCGGGTGACCGGTTTCAGGTGAAGCGGATTGTGGTGAAGCCGGGCGAGGTTCTCTCGCTGCAGAGGCATTTCCACAGGGCGGAGCACTGGGTTGTGGTTCGCGGAACAGCCCGCATTGTTAATGGAGATGAAGAGTTCATCCTGTGTGAGGATGAATCTACCTATATTCCGCTCGGTCATGTGCACCGGCTGGAGAATCCGGGGAAGATTCCGCTTGAGCTTATAGAAGTGCAGACAGGCAGCTACCTCGGCGAAGACGATATTGTCCGCCTGGAAGACAAATACAGCCGGACTGCCGGTTGA
- a CDS encoding PEP-CTERM sorting domain-containing protein, with amino-acid sequence MHTLRHTLACGAALIALLILSAPAFASTVSFTDTSKVWPGFNAKAGEDVHGIPDILSGEVSGHGGLDYLSITYQSDYALRQGSKFKNLTDYGKLWNQLDFGNIFINTDPSANNDWDIIIQATSGNQWTIYSVVVPYVNNDYIMSSSPSGTPRTGHPVAIDLSSYDAVAIGTATYSGWQVPAGAGVDTPVTSSWLFSLFEGYSWNFLEDTFILGLTVTCANDVLYQRIAVPTPEPSTWLLFGIGLAALLFFKRHRDSREA; translated from the coding sequence ATGCATACACTGAGACACACACTGGCATGCGGTGCCGCACTCATTGCCCTTCTTATCCTGTCTGCTCCGGCCTTTGCGAGCACGGTATCGTTTACAGATACCAGCAAGGTCTGGCCCGGTTTCAACGCCAAAGCGGGCGAAGATGTTCACGGCATCCCCGACATCCTGTCCGGCGAAGTTAGCGGGCACGGCGGGCTTGATTACCTGAGCATCACCTACCAGAGCGACTACGCCCTGCGTCAGGGGAGCAAATTTAAGAACCTCACCGACTACGGAAAGCTCTGGAACCAGCTGGACTTCGGCAATATCTTCATCAACACGGACCCAAGCGCCAACAACGACTGGGACATCATCATTCAGGCCACGTCCGGTAATCAGTGGACCATCTACAGCGTTGTGGTTCCCTATGTGAACAACGACTACATCATGAGCAGTTCCCCCAGCGGCACCCCCCGCACGGGTCACCCCGTAGCCATAGACCTTTCCAGCTATGATGCAGTTGCCATCGGCACAGCCACCTACAGCGGCTGGCAGGTTCCGGCGGGCGCGGGGGTGGATACTCCGGTAACTTCCTCGTGGCTGTTCTCTCTCTTCGAAGGCTACTCCTGGAATTTCCTGGAAGACACCTTCATTCTGGGCCTTACCGTGACCTGCGCAAACGATGTTCTGTACCAGCGCATCGCCGTTCCCACGCCGGAGCCCTCCACATGGCTCCTGTTCGGAATCGGCCTTGCCGCACTGCTTTTCTTCAAGCGGCACAGAGACAGTCGCGAAGCATAG